The following are encoded in a window of Rosa chinensis cultivar Old Blush chromosome 4, RchiOBHm-V2, whole genome shotgun sequence genomic DNA:
- the LOC112196028 gene encoding transmembrane protein 208 homolog, which produces MANQGAKKRKEENARHMANIRRLIVACNVIYVVVRMLIFHSTFTWKNWVALLLTSVAYYIPYQQLAQMANPTYADNGELLDGGFDMTTGGVCGYLHDVIYITSFVQVMSIISGKFWYTYLVIPAFGGYKSFGFIKGFMSQGSEGGIEDEKTRKKREKMEKKASRGQFVKSRNR; this is translated from the exons ATGGCAAATCAAGGTGCGAAGAAGCGCAAGGAAGAGAATGCCCGGCACATGGCGAATATCCGTCGCTTGATTGTGGCCTGCAAT GTGATTTATGTGGTGGTAAGGATGCTGATCTTCCATTCTACTTTTACATGGAAAAACTGGGTTGCTTTGCTACTGACATCTGTAGCATATTACATTCCCTATCAACAACTTGCCCAAATGGCAAATCCTACTTATGCTGATAATGGGGAACTTCTGGATGGTGGATTTGATATGACTACTGGTGGAGTGTGTGG ctattTACATGACGTAATCTACATTACAAGCTTCGTGCAAGTCATGTCCATAATCTCTGGAAAATTTTGGTACACATATCTGGTG ATACCAGCTTTTGGAGGATACAAATCATTTGGTTTCATTAAAGGATTTATGTCACAAGGTTCAGAG GGAGGCATAGAGGATGAAAAGACTCGGAAGAAGAGGGAAAAGATGGAGAAGAAGGCTTCAAGAGGCCAGTTTGTCAAGTCAAGAAATAGATGA